CAGAGGGGAGAGTGAAAATCTTAGAAAAGCCttttctgagcctgtgctttctgagcctctgtttcctgaaGGTGAAATCAAAGCAAAACCTTACAGGTCATTACCGGAGAAGCTGGAGAATATTTCAGATCGCCCCAGACTTCCTGTAATAAGTTGAGGAATAAGATCCAGGTTTTACATTCTGTGTTTGACCCATCaactgaaatgaatgaatgagcaaatctGAACTTAAGTATCACTGAACAGAGCTTAAGAGTTATCTAATGACATTGTATCTGACAAAATTAGGAAACTAGTTTTCATATTCTAACTGCTctgctttgaaaaaataaaaatggtcggGGGGACTACTGCTAAAATGTCATTCTCAAGTATTTATaaggtagagaaaataaaatgaatcgaTGTAGTATATATGACTatggatattttttaatgaaccaGAAAATTGGTGGGTTAGACTCTATGCTATGGTTTATAATATGGGCATGtttataatacatttatgtttttattagagACTCATTTAGAGTATCTCTCCAATTACTGATCTGGGAGGGGAAAAAACCCTCCCTGTTAAAATGCTACATATCTTTTTCagagataataaaaagatatatatattttctatctaCAGGCTGTATAGTTTCAGTCTGCCTattatcagttattttaaaactcaTCTGTAAAGTTATGAAGAACTTGTAATTCATAGTTgtaaatttataaagcaaaatattGTTTACAAATCTGATGAGGTCTGTATATGAGAGCAGGACATGACATGacatttttaatttccacatcCAGAGGAACAAATTAAGAACCAGAAGCCAAGTCCATATTACTCACTGTTGCCACTGGATCCTGAGAAAAAATGCTTGTGATTGGCCCTGCAAACCAGGGTCCTGGTTTTGCCTGCAGGAAGTACTTTGGTTTCCTCcatgcattttaaaatctggaCACATGTTAAGTCACTGGAGGATTAGCACCTGATATAATAGGCTGGGATGTACCCATCCCAGAGATGGCACATTTCCTGTACCTGATGAGTAGCTGCTGCcaaaaatagtatttataaaaAGCCCAGCCCTGGCTCATTAGTAGTCTAATGAATAGCGAGTGTTGGAATATGGGTAGCATGTAGCaatacatcagaaaaaaaatgtaataatatgtAGCAAAGGGCTCTGTAAGCACAGCCTTAATGATACATACTATATtcacttattttaataataaccaAGGGAAAGGATCCAGGTGGGCCCCTTAGAATACTAAGCCTTAATTCAGTCCTACGTCACTAAGAAGATTACTGTGGTTTGAAACTAAGTTCCAATTTTGACAAACAGCTTTTCTCACTCCGAATTGATAATCTGTGCATCCTAGTTCCTTCTGGTCCCACCTACTCTTACATTCTAGTATGTGCTGCTGAGTTTTAGATGATCAGTACCCAGGGTTTTATAGTACAGTGTGGGCACGACGCAACCAGAACAGCGTTGGCCATAAATAACTGGCATAGAAAAAGCAAGGTGAACCAACTTAATTATCAACCCTGCCTATGAACTCAGAAGACTCTGAGAAACAACACCCTATATCTCTTCTCTCTATAACATTTACACGAAACACTTAGTTGTGCATACATGCacaaaattctataaaaataaaatttaaaaaactttatttgaaaatttcataTAGGCATTCAAAGTACTTTGGTTCGCTGAAACTTTCACATCTCTTATGGCTGGGGAGCAGCTGTATCTTCCTTACTTTGAAACTGTCTGCCTTGACTGGAGAGAAACGGAGCCAAAGTTTACTTGGTTTTGATGTCAGGCAAATtaagtttcttgtttttaaattcagCATGTAAACTGATCCCATTTTGGGAggtattttttaagtgtaaatggtCTGCTATATATTTGGAAAAACTGAACAGTTAAGATTTAAGTATTTCAGTGTGtttaaattttacctaaaaaaaattataacgaTCAGTAGGGGAGGTGGTGAATACATGCATCAATGAAACAAGAATGGAAGAATGCTGGTAATTGTTGAAGGTGGGTAGTGGAGGTTTATTATTCTGTTTACTttgtatacattaaaatttttccatgatAAAGTCTGCTATATCAAGTAGGGATTTTCCCCTAAATTTTTCTTAGTAGatctaatttttttaacctttcttcaCTTTGgttattctaaattattttcatccttcttaaaatgcatattctaAACCTATAACCTTCAGGTTCCAATCAATCCAGAGGATTGGCTAAAATGTATTCTATACATCCTGATGATGATCCTTACATCACACTAAGTACATGTGCTTTGAACCTTTCATTTATATGATTgttaaagataataaatgtgcCTATTTTGGAAAAAGTTAATCATCTTTGGTATTGAAGCAAGGTTATtctaaaaatactttcaaaacatACACAACATTTTTCATTGCCATAAAACTTTATCAGGAAGAACTCTGAATTACTTTGAAGATTCCAGTGGCATAAAAATCAGAGTCACACTTAAGAGGCTCATTAGAAAGAGTCACATAAATATTCCCATTGTCCACTGTCACTGTGTGAATCCTTTGCTTTATTCCTTTGGAGCACCACTTGGGTTTTGCTGATGGATCTTTAGGGTTTATAGACTGATACAGTCCTTCTCCTGTGGCCAAAGTAATTTTGTATTTATGCCAGGGGCAAACTATACATGGTCGTCCATCAAATTCCTggggaaagaaataattgattttATAATATGACATTTCCAATGTTGACAATAAACCTCAGGCTCAGAACAGAATCTATTGCAGAAGAACCAGGTTAAAAAACAGGCTTCTCTTTTTCCCTGCCATTTACAAATTATTCAGCATAAGGCAGAATCTAATCTTAGCAGTCATCAAGTTCCTTTTGCAGCTGATAAGAAACCCAGTTTGTTAGAGCTCTATCAGAAGATAACTAGCTCAGGCAACTACACCATGTGACTGCAGTGTGTTGTTATCTGTTAGATATTAATGTCACTTTCTTGACAGAAATAGGGAAAGGGCTTCAAGTGCTTCCAAACGAATTTTCACTCGCTGGTGGAAGAATGGTAAGCTTCAGATATAATTTCAAGAGAGGTTACTAAAGGCATAAGTGCATATGTTAACTGAAGAGCAATTTATGATCCAAAGTAGTTAATTCCCAACTTTTAACTGTCTTAAAGCAGTgcttctaaaattctaaaaagcATGGGAATCACCTGGATCTTGATTAAAGGCAGCTCTTGTTTAAGTTCCATAGTCCAAGAGCAGGGCAcaatattctgcatttttaagaCAGTCCCAGGTGTCACCAGTGTTGATGGtctatggaccacactttgagtagcaaggtctTTCAGCTCTCATTATGGTCTGAAACTGAGGGAAATTCTTCCACGCTATCATCCAGATGCTTACATTTTATCTCTACACCAGAAGTGCAGAAATGCTGTTTTGTACCACCCTCCCCTGACAGAACCGTCAGCAAACAACAGTTTCATAATTCATAAATTCATTCATAATTTAAACTCACATGTTTTAACATGAGGACAGGTGTGGAACTAGGTAGATATGAAGTGTAGAGAGAGTGGAACACTAAATTTAAGCATGTACTTTGTACCAGTCAGAGAGATAGAGAtagtgaggggagagggagaaggggagagagagaagtttcATGAAGTAGAAAACAGGAAATTAGGCAGCTGGTTTGAGAATGCAAGGAAGTAAGACATTGCCCCCATTCCTCAGTTAAGGCTTCACAGTGttacttctttcttaaaatatatatttttatacctttattaaatcataaaagtaatatatacacATTGGAAAAATTCAAACTATGTAGAAgtgtataaagtaaaaagtgaatgttattttttatttttaaaaaatgggatctCATTAGACCTATTATTCTACAACTTGCCTTTTTCACTCAAAAATATATTGTTGACAACCCATGCCTCATTAATTTAATGGTTGTATACTATTCCATAGCATGGCTATTCATAATTTAAACTGTTTCCTATTGTTAAAACATTTAGATTTCCTTCAACTTTTCGCTACACTGAACCTctcctatatatatgtgtgtatgtgtgtgtgtgtgtgtatactttagtatatatacatatactaaagtatatgatatatattttaatatatatatagtatatatatatatatatatatatatactttagtaTATATGTAGGTAAGTGTATATATACTTAAACATTTGTGCAATAATATGCAGGGTAGATCTCTCGGAGTATATTTGCTAGGTCAGAAGACAggcatatttttcatatttacctgtaaaatggttTTCTTTACATTGTAGTGTTGTGAATTCCTAGAATATTGGTAATTGTACTCAAAGCATTAAAATATagttcaagggcttccctggtggtgcagtggttgagagtccgcctgccgatgcaggggacacgggttcgtgccccggtccaggaggatcccacatccacggagcggctgggcccgtgagccatggccgctgagcctgcgcgtccggagcctgtgctccgcaacgggagaggccacaacagtgagaggcccacgtaccgcaaaaaaaaaaaaaaaaaaaaccacaaaaaaacaaacaaacaaacaaaaaaatatatatatagttcaaacccaaatataaattatttttgaatagaGACTGTAAATATAGTAAGAATATAAATAGGAAACATCTGAGTTTGTTGAGAATAGATTTAATTTTACATACCTCTATTTCTCCTAAATGTAAAGGTCCTCCTGAGTCTGCAAAGGAATTGAATATTACATCTAGtcactaaaaaacaaaatgaactttTGAAGTTTCGTGGATAGTAAACAAATACAAggtttacaaatgaaaaataaaatcttacggTAACAGCGAATATCCATAGCATGATATTCTCCTCTGTGGTAGAAAATGACCACTTCTCTGTCATGGACAACAGCTGtcattctttcagattttttaatatcttcttctCTGCCAACACAGACAGAagaatatttcttcatttcaggATCTTGCTCAGAGCCATCAGGATCCATGCTAGTTGAACAACaacaaaccacaaacaaaaagagaaagaaaaaaaattacaggtggTCTTCACTAGTTCCACTACACTTGACTCACAGAGATAAACATATCATAAGAGAAGACTTATTTCTCTGAGACTGATGGAGGTACTTTTTTGtagctatataaaataaaaaataaatactggatTATAGTTAGTCATGATTGTCAGCTAGAGCTCTTAAAACTTGCCAAAATTAGGGAGGACTGCCTACTTTGAGGCTGGACTAGTACTTGATTCACTTCATTGCATTAGATATTTCAGAACAGATATTTAAGATACAGACACTAAAGTATCACTATCCTTTTATTCCCTCTCAAATTCAGTGGTAAACAACATCTGCGTATTATCCATGTTGTTTTCAGCTTCTGCTGAAGGTAGGGTTTTTCAGTAATCTGAATAGTCTTGGACCCCTTGGTTGACGTGGCTCACTTGGTTTTGCCTGGAGTGGGCAGCCAGCTCTTATAGATCCACCAAGTAACTGTGTTCTAGTGGAAGGGGGTAAGTGTGAATGGATGTCTTCCATTTTCCTAACTCACACAGAAAATGTCATTACTTTCTTCTGTCTTATTTGGGCATTCAAAAAGATGACTTTCTCGTCAATTAATTTATAGAAGTAGTAGGtattctaaatataattttttcttagcACAGATATTCAGCCTATTTCTTTGAAAGCAACCCTTTCAAAGAGACTTCTGTGTACTTTAAGAACATAGCCATAGTCTGTTAATTCCATAAGAAAGAAACATCAAGATATATCATTGTCAGGCATTTAAGGCCCCATGTAGAGGATTTTCCCAAGGGCCTCCCATATGAGGgtatttaagtttttttcctgTGATAGTTTCTGAATAAAACTATATATCCTGTTTTGCCAAGAATTTCTAtatttgttctttctccactTCTAATTCGAAATCTGTCCTATTATTCCTATCCTCTTTTCATTAGGGTTGCTATCCcaaagtttctagaaacattcctgctttttctccctATCTCAGGAGACAGATTGTGGTGGTCCATAACTTTCAAAAAGTGTAAAGAACCATGTATCTTAGGATTGACAAAGAGCTTTCTCCCCTAGGCAAGAGTATATTTTGAATCTTTGCATGTAATGCAATAAAAATCACAAGACAAAAATTGAGGCCACTCAAAGGGTTGTGCTTTTTCCTTTATCTCCTAATAAATGGAGCAAGGGTTAACAATGCAAACTTCAGTGTACAAATTTGACATCTCTGTTATTTCCTAAACCCGATTTGTGTAATGCTTTCCTTTATACATTGAATTCAaagctccttcctctccccagtaAGAAAATTGAGTGAGGCACAAGAGGCTGGGCTCATGAACTAGAGTGAAGGagcaacagaaaagaaataaaggatagCTCCCAGGTTTTAGGTTTGTGCAACTACATGGTTTGTGACTGTGACTGGGAAGACTGAGAAAGGAATGATATTTTGCAGGAATGGAAGAATCAGGAACTAGTTACATTTTGCACATAGTGAGTTTGAGGTACTTAAAAGACGTCCAGGGAGATATCAAGTCGAAAGTCAGATATATGAGACTAGCATTGAGAATCACTAAAGATATCAATTTGGGAGTTTTCAAATTACAGAATTCAACAGAATCACTTGGAGTGGGAGTATCAATAGGGAATAAGGTCTAATACAATTCTTGAAGTACATCCAACATTTAGATTTGGTTAGC
This genomic interval from Phocoena sinus isolate mPhoSin1 chromosome 3, mPhoSin1.pri, whole genome shotgun sequence contains the following:
- the RFESD gene encoding Rieske domain-containing protein, which codes for MDPDGSEQDPEMKKYSSVCVGREEDIKKSERMTAVVHDREVVIFYHRGEYHAMDIRCYHSGGPLHLGEIEEFDGRPCIVCPWHKYKITLATGEGLYQSINPKDPSAKPKWCSKGIKQRIHTVTVDNGNIYVTLSNEPLKCDSDFYATGIFKVIQSSS